GACGAACATGGACAGCAGGGTCGATTGCTTGTCCCCGGAAGGCAGCGATGAAACGGTAAAGCCCGCCGCGAGCCTGCCTTTGAGCTGCTGGGTGCGCCAGAGGCGCCCGGTGGCGTCCATAAATACCTTGAACGGCCCCGAGACGCCACCCATGTACGTCGGCGAGCCGAAGATGAAGCCGTCGTACTCGACCAGCCTGTCCGGCGTAAGGGCGATGTCCTCCGCCTTGACCAGGTGCGGCACGATGCCGTCGATGTCGGACGCGCCGGCGTGCACATGGTGGGCGATGTGCTCGGTATGACCGTGGGCACTGTGATAAATGATGGCGATGTTGCTCATGTGAGATGCTCCGATAGCAGTGAGGGTATTGCGGGGAATGCGGCCTTCGTCGCGCATTCAGGCGGCAGCCGGCGCAAAGACGATCGCCGCCGCGTACATGCCGATGCCGAAGACCGTATGGTTGGCCAGGTTGCGCAGGCAGTTCTTCAGCGGTGTCGCGGTCTTCAGGGCCAGGACACCCGCGCCCATCGCGGGCTGCATCAGGAACCACGGGACCACCACGCTGAACATTCCGAAGACCAGCGGCGGCAGGAGCGTCGGCTCCCGCAGCCACGTTTGGCCCTGAAGCAGAACCAGTAACGCCGCGTAGACGATGCCGACGACGTAGTGCGTGAGCCAGCCCAGGCCGAGCTCAGCCCGGACAGGCGCTGCCTTGGCAATGGCGATATGCGTGAACTGGCCGTGCGCCAGGTGCCCGATCCAGCGGCCGACCATGGCGAAGCTCGCGATAGATACCCCCAGGCGCGCCAGAAGCCACAGCCAGGCGTCCATGATGGCCGTGGCGCCGATCCCGATAAGGGCGATGTGTCCCAGGAGCTTTAAGGGAAGCATTGCGATCTCCGTGAAAGATTGACTTTCCGATGTCATGAAGGCATCTTAGAAGTTGAAGTCAACTTCAAGTCAAGGGGGGTGCGATGGATATTTCGGAGGTCGCCAAAAGATCTGGCGTGGCAGCGTCGGCGCTGCGGTACTACGAGCGCAAGGGCCTGATCCATGCACTGGGGGAGAAGGGCGGCCGGCGCAAATTTTCACCGGCGGTACTGGATCAGTTGGCGCTGATCGCCCTCGGGCAGGCTGCCGGGTTTTCGCTGGACGAAATCCGCACGATGTTCACGCCAGGAGGAGAACCGAATATCGATCGCGCCATGCTTGCCGCCAAGGCCGACGAACTGGAGCGCATGGTCAAGCAGTTGAAGGCGATGATCGAGGGCCTGCGGCATGCCGCGGTGTGCCCCGCGCCAAGCCACGCGGCATGCCCGTCGTTTCAGCGCCTGCTGAAGGCCGCCTCGGCGGGTGCACTGGAAAACCGCCAACGTCGGCTCGCGCCTCGTAAAGGCGCATGAATACAGGCATCGCGCCGCGCGCGGGGCGGCGCACCGCCTGGCATCACCGCAGGTTGTAGGCCTTCTTGCTATACAGGTGCTCGCGCATCAGTTGTTCCGCGCGCTCGCCGTCGCGGACCAGCAGCGCCTGCACGATGGCTTCGTGGTCGGCCACGCCGGCGGCCCATTCGTCGGGGTCCAGGTTGGATTTGTAGCGCAGGGCCTGGACCTGCAGGTTCAGGCGATCGTAGCTGGCGACCAGTGCCGGGTTATGGGCGGCGCGGCTGATGGCGATGTGGGTCCCCATGCTGGCTTCGAAGTAGGTGGCGATGTCCCGCGCCTCGTAGCCCTGCAGCATGCGCCGGTGCAGTTGGCCGATGTGCGCCAACTCGGCATCGGTGGCGCGCTGCGCGGCCTGCCGCACGGCCAATCCTTCCAGCACGCTCAGCACGTCGAAGGTGTTCTCGATGTCCTCGCGCGATAACTCGATCACCATCGCGCCGCGCTTGGGCTGGATGCTGAGCAGGCCATCCGACGCCAGGATGCGGTAGGCCTCGCGCAACGGCGTGCGCGACACCTTCAGCAGATCGCACAGGTCCCGCTCGTTCAGCCACGTGCCGGGCCGCAAGGTCCCATTGACGATCAGTTGCCGGAGGCGGTCCGCCACGACAGCGGGCAGGGTGGGGTGGTGGATCGCCAGTCCCTCGGATGGCATGGCCGGGTCAGCCAGGACGGAATCAGGGTTTGCCATAGGTGTGAAGCGCCAGGTTTGACGGTAGGCTGGTGTCTGGTATACCAAATATCAAATTCCAGAAAAATACCAGGTCAGCCCGAATCATAGACCAAGCCGTTACGGGCGGCGCCATGCCAAAGGAGACTCTCATGTGGAAAAAAGCGCTTGCCGCGCTCGGTAGCACATTGACGTTGATACAGGCATTCCCTGCCGCGGCGGAATACCCGGACAAGCCGATACACCTGTACGTGGGCTTCGTGCCAGGAGGCGGCACCGACGTATCGGCCCGCATCGTGGCCCAGCGTCTGTCCGCCATCCTGAACCAGCAGATCATCATCGAAAACAAGCCCGGCGCGTCCGGCCTGATCGCCGCGGATATGGTGGCCAAGGCGCCGCCGGACGGCTACACGCTGCTGCTGGCCAACATGCAATCCACGGTGGCAGCCCCCTATGTCCTGCCCACATCGTTCGACCCCATCAAGGACTTCACCCCGGTCCGCTATATCGGCTCGGTGCCCAACGTCCTGGCAATCAATCCGACCAAGCACGACTTCAAGACGGTGCAGGATCTGGTGAAGGCGGCGCGAGCGAAGCCGGGCAGCCTGACCTACGCGTCTTCCGGCATGGGCAGCCCTCAGCATCTGACCGCCGCGCGCTTCTCGCAGATCGAAAAAGTGGAGATGATCCACGTGCCCTACAAAGGCAGCGGCCAGGCGGTCGCCGACCTGCTGGGCGGGCAGGTCGACCTGAACTTCGACACGCTGCCGGGCGTTATCGGGCAGGTGCAGGCAGGCAAACTGCGGCCTCTGGCCGTGACCGGCTCGCAGCGCAGTCCGCGCCTGCCCGACGTGCCCACGCTGGCGGAAGCGGGCGTCAAGGGCGTGGATGTGGTGCAGTGGTATGCCGTGCTCGCGCCGGGCAATCTGCCCAAACCCGTGCTCGACCGGCTGGACCAGGCCCTGGCCCAGACGCTGAAGGATCCGTCCGTGCGGGCAAAGCTGAACGACCAGGGCATGGACGTGGGCGGTGGCCCGGATACGCCGGCGGCCTTCCGCGCCTACGTGGACAGCGAATGGGCCAAGTATGGCCGGCTGACCAGCAGCCTGGGCTTGACCAAGGCCCAGGCCAAACAATGAACCGGTTCGAAACAGGAAGCGCATCATGACCGAATCCGCGGCATCGGCCGAATCCCCCATCCTGATCCAGCGCGACGGTGGGATCGTCACCGTAACGCTTAACCGCCCCGCCAAACTGAACGCCTTGACGGTCGACGCATGGCGCCTGCTGGGGGACACCTTCCAGGCCCTGTCCGCCGACGACGAGGTGCGCTGCGTGATACTGCGCGGCGCCGGCGAAAAGGCTTTCTCGCCCGGCAACGACATCTCGGAATTCGAGACTTCGCGCTCCAACAAGCAGCAGGCGCGCGAGTATGGCGCCATCATGCGGCGCACGATCGAATCCATCGGCGCATGCCGCCATCCCGTGGTCGCGCAGATCCACGGCATCTGCGTTGGGGGCGGCATGGAAATCGCCAGCCTGGCGAATGTGCGCATCTGCGGGGCCAGCTCGCGCTTCGGCGTACCGATCAAGAACCTCGGGCTGGTGATGTCGTATTCGGAATTGACGCCGCTGGTGCGACTGGTGGGTGCGGACGCGGCGCTCGCGATGCTGCTGGAGGGCACGATCTTCGATGCGCAGGAAGCGCTGCGCCTGGGCGTGGTGACGCGCGTGGTCGCCGACGACCAGGTCGCGGCCGAGGCATGGGCCACGGCCCAGCGCATCGCGGCGGGCGCGCCGCTGGTCGCCCGCTGGCACAAGCAGTTCGTGCGCAGGATCCTCCAGGGTGGCGAGCTGACGGACGCCGAGCGCGACGAAGCGTTCGATTGCTTCGATACCGAGGATTTCCGGACCGGCTATCGCGCCTTCCTGGCCAAGCAGCCGCCCCGGTTCAACGGCCGCTGAGGCTCTCTATCCGGGACAGCGACCCGGGATCAAGGAAGGACCAACGATGGAAGAACGAAACACGTCGGCGCCCGGCAAGGGCGCGCTCGCCGGTATGCGCGTGATCGAGCTCTCGCAGATCATGGCCGGGCCCACGTGCGGCATGATGCTGGCCGACCTGGGCGCGGATGTCATCAAGGTGGAGAAGCTGGAAGGCGGCGATGACGCGCGCCAGTACCGGGATCCCCAGGTCAACGGCGTATCGATGCCGTTCCTGATGCTCAACCGCAACAAGCGCGCGATCGCGCTGGACCTGAAGCATCCCGAAGGCAAAGGCGTGCTGATGCGGCTGCTGCGCGACGCGGATGTCATTACGGAAAACTTCCGCAAGGGCACCATGGAAAAGCTCGGCCTGGGCTACGAGGAACTGCGCAAGGAGAACCCGGGCCTGATCTATTGCAGCGTATCCGGCTATGGCAGCACCGGGCCGTATGCGGACAAAGGCGGCTTCGACCTGATCGCGCAAGGATTCTCGGGCCTGATGAGCATCACCGGAGAGCCCGGCGGTCCGCCCTTGCGCACGGGCAACTCGGTGGCGGACATCAACGCGGGCCTGTTGGCGGCGTTCGGCATCCTGGCCGCGTATCAGCACAAGCTGCGCACGGGGCAGGGACAACGCGTGGAAACCTCCTTGCTGGAGGCCAGCCTGCAGCAGCTGTACTGGCATGCGGCCATCTACTTCGGTTCGGGCGTATCGCCCGGCCCCAGCGGATCCGCGCACGTGCTGACCGCGCCGTACCAGGCGTTTCCCACGGCCACGTCATGGATCATCATCGGCGGCGCCAACGAAAAGAACTGGACGCGCATCGCCCAGACGCTGGGCCAACCGCAATGGCTGGACGATCCGCGGTTCCGGCTTAACAGCGACCGCATGGCGAACCGCGAGGAACTGACCCGGCTGATCTCGGCCATCCTGCTGCAGCGGCCGGCCGAGGAGTGGCTGGCCGAGCTGGACCGCGCCGGCGTGCCGGCCGGCCCGGTGCATTCGGTGGGCGAGGCGCTGTCCCACCCGCAAACGCTGGCGCGCGACATGGTCGTGGAACAGACCCATCCGCAGGCCGGCGCGATACGCACGGTCGGCATGCCGGTGAAGTTCTCGGCCACGCCGGCGCGCTACCATCGCGCGGCGCCGCGCCTGGGTGAAGACACGCGCGCCATCCTGGCCGAATTCGGCTATGACAGCGCGCGGATCCAGGCATTGGTGGACGCGGGCGTGGTGCGGGAAGTCGCGCGCGCCGAGTGACGCGGCATTGCCGGTCGCTTACCTGGATTCGGGCTTGCGGAACTTGAAGACGAACTGATCGGTCTGGCCGCGAACCGCCGGCGCGAATACCGCGACATCGTGGGTGTCCCGCGGATCGCGCAGCACGCTGCTTTCGGCCTCCAGCTTGAAGCCGGCGGCCAGTACCTGCTGTTTGACGGTTTCGGGGTCGATACGGTGCAGCGTGTTCGAGCTGGTGTCGCTGGTGCCCGCATTGGCGACATGGTCCACGACGATGAAAACGCCACCCGGCTTCAAGGCCTTGAATACCGCCGCATCCATTTGCTCGGCGGCGGCGGCGCCCACGAATCCGTACACATCGTGGTAGTTGTCCGAGGTCCAGGCGACGTCCAGCGGTTCCGGTATCGCGAGGGCGGCGAGCGAGCCGTCCACCACGGTAACGTTGGTGAAAGCCGTCGCGGTGGGGATCGCCTGCGCGGCGCCCAGCGCTTTGGGCGATAGTTTGACGAACTCGGCGGGCACCACGGCGTATACATGCCCGGTCGGCCCGACCGCATTGCTGAAGATGCGCGTGAAATAGCCGCCGCCCGGGATCAGGTCCGCCACGCGGTCGCCCGGCTTGATGCCCGCGAAGGCCAGCAGCTGCGCGGGTTTGCGTTCCGCATCGCGGTCGACGTCCGCGGCCGGGCGGTCGGGCGAGGCGACGGCGGCGGCGATGGCGGAATTCTTCGGCGCAAGCGGCGCCTGGGCACAGGACGCCAGGGCAAGCGTCGAGAAAGCGAACAAGGCAATGGCGGCTTTCACTTCAACCTCATGTCAGCAAGTTGGAGACCGGCTTATCGACAAGCGGCGATAAGCACGGCAATGCCGAAGGACCTTACCATACCGGCATCCGCGCAGTGTGGTCTTCGTCCCAGTATGGTCTTCGTCCATCAGGCACGCGGCGCGCGATGAGCGGAGCCGCGGCGCGCGGGCCCATGGCGATGCGCGCCTTCAACCAGGCATTCCCGCCAGCACCTGGCGTATGGCTTGCTCGAACGCTGCCACCGGCTGTCCGCCGCTGACCAGATATTCGCGGTTGAAGATAATGGCCGGTACCGAGTGGATGCCCATGGCCATGTATTCCTGCTCCTCGGCGCGGACTTCGTCGGCGAACTGTCCGCTTCGCAGGACATCGCGGGCTTGCGCGCCGTCCAGCCCGACCGATTCGGCCGCCTCGACCAGCACATCGTGCTTGCTGGGATCCTTGCCATCGCCGTGATAAGCCTTCAGCAGCGCCATTTTCAAGGGCAGCTGTTCGCCCGCGGTGCCCGCCCAGTACAGCAGCCGGTGCGCATCGAAGGTGTTGTGGACGCGGGTACGCGGCCCGAAGGCGAAACCCACTTCGGCCCCGCGTTCGCGGATGCGGGCCTGCGTTTCGGCGATCTGCTCCGGCGTGCGGCCGTACTTCTTGCCGAGGTAGTCCACGATGGCTTCGCCTTCGGGGCCCATGTCCGGATTCAGCTCGAAGGGGTGCATGAAGATCCGCGCATCGACCTCCGCGCCCAGGTTCGCCAGCGCCCGTTGGAGCGAGGACAGGCCTACCGCGCACCAGGGGCAGGCAACGTCGGAGACAACATCGATTCGGAGTGGCTGGGGCATGGGTATTCCTGGAAAAGGCCGGCGGAGCGATCCGGACAATTATAGGGATGCTAAATTGCCATCCCTGTCGAGCTCCAAAAAAAAGGAAACCCTGTGTTCACAAGGCGTTATGCGACCGTCGCGGCCCTGGTGGTCCTGGCCGCGCTGCAAGGTTGCTCCTCCTTCGACTCCACCCAGGAGGCCTACAACGCCGCCTGGAAGAACCAGAAAGCGGGCTTGATCAAACAGGTCCTGGCGCCCAGCGGCAGTTTGCGCGTCGCGGTGTATCGCGGCAGCCCGACGTCCTTCGTCCAGCCGGATCCCAAGCAGCCGCCGCGTGGCGTGGGCTATCAGTTGGGCGAGGCGTTCGCGAAGCAACTGGGCGTTCCCTTCGATCCCAAGGTTTATCCGAACAACGCAGAGGCCCTGCATGCGGTGGCAATGGGGCAGGCCGATTTCACTTTCACGAACGCGACGCCCGGGCGGACCCGCGAGATGGATTTTTCGCCTCCGGTCATGGACGTCGAAAAGAGCGTCCTGGTGCTGGCGAATTCAAGGCTCAGGATACTCGACGACCTGAACAAGACCGGTGTCAGGATCGGCGTCAGCGCGGGCAGCTCCAGCGCCACCGAGTTGAAATCCCTCTATCCCCGCGCGGTCTATGTACCGGTGGATACGCTGGCCCATGCCGTAGAGATGCTGCGCGCCAACCGGATCGACGGGTTCGCGACCAATAATGCCATTCTGTTCGAAATGAGCGATAAGCTGCCCGGGTCGCGCTTGCTGCCCGGACATTGGGGCGTGGAGCATTTCGCGATCGGCGTGCCGTTCGGCCGCGCGGCCGCCCAGGATTGGGTGACGGATTTCGTCAAGAACGCGCTCGCGCACGGAGAGGTGCAGGCCGCGATCCGGCGCGCGAACGTGCGCGGCATCGTCCAGGCCCCGTAGCGCGATCCTGGAAAAGTCCCATGCCCGAAGGCCTAGTGCGGCAGGCCGAGTTCCAGGATGGCGTCGCGCTTGTCCAGCAGATGCTGGCGCAGAATGCGTGCCAGGCGGGGACCATCGCGCTCCTGCAGCGCCACCAGCATCTGTTCGTGGTCCTCGATCGCGCTGGCCCATTTCGGCGCTTTCAGGTTGGAGCGCAGGCGCAGGGCCTGTACCCGGCGGTTCACCGATAGATAGGTCTGCCGCAGCACCTGGTTGCGGGCGGCCAGGTTGATGCGATCGTGGATCTGCTGGTTGCGGCTGTAGTAGCCGGGAAGGTCGCCGCGCGCGCGGCATTCCAGCATGGCGGCATGCAGGGCGCGGATCTGCGCGACTTCCTCGTCGGTGATGCGTTCGCAGGCCAGTTCGCCGGAGAAGGCCTCCAGGCCGCTGAGTACCTCGAAGGCTTCGCGGATTTCCGCCTCCGACATGCGCGCCACGGCGGCACCGCGGTTCGGCGAAATCTCGATCAAGCCCTCGGCGGCCAGGACCTTCAGTGCCTCGCGCAACGGCGTGCGCGAAATTCCCAGGGTTTCACACAGCTGGCGCTCGTTCAGTTTCATGCCCGGCGCCAGGACGCCTTCGATGATGAAGTTGCGCAGGTGTTCGGTGACCGAATCGTGGAGAATCGCCCTTTCCACCGGTGTAAGCAGCGGCGTGGCCCGAGAAGTTTCCTGGTCTGTGTACATGGCGGATCCGGATGGACTGGCTCGCGCGCCATCATCGGTCAGGCCGCCACGTCCTGCCGTCCCGAAGGCAACGGGTCGGGATCGAGCGCGGCCGCCAGCACCTGCGCGACGTGCAAGGATTCTACCCCGGTCCCATCCAGGATCTGGTGCCGGCAGCTGGTGCCATCGGCGACGATCCAGCTGTCCGGCGGCGCGGCCCGCACCGCCGGCAAGAGCGCGGCTTCGGCCATGGCCTGGGACGCGGCGTAGTGCTCGGCCTCGTAGCCGAAGCTGCCCGCCATGCCGCAACAGGACGATTCGATGACGGAAACCTCCAATCCCGGAATCCAGCCCAGCACGGTCCTGACAGGCTGAACCGCATCGAACGCTTTCTGGTGGCAGTGTCCATGCACCAGGGCGTGTCGCCGCGCCGGCGCGCGCAGCCGCAGCGATAGCCGTCCGGCCTGATGCTCGCGCACCAGGAATTCCTCGAACAGGAAGGCCGATTCCGCCAGGCGCCGCGCGGCATCGCCGTAGCCGTAGTTCAGGAACTCGTCGCGCAGCGTGAGCAGGCATGACGGTTCCAGGCCCACGATCGGCACGCCCCGCGCGACATAGGGCGACAGCGCATCGATCAGCCGGCGCGCCTCGGCCTTGGCCTCGTCCACCAGCCCGGCGGCCAGGAAGGTCCTGCCGCAACACAGGGGCCGCTCGCCGGGGCGCGCGTTCAGGCGCACGGTATAGCCGGCTGCTTCCAGTACCTGGCGCGCCGCGCGCGCGTTGGCCGCCTCCAGGTAGTTATTGAACGTGTCGACGAACAGCAGCACTTCGCGCGTGGCGGCGGTGTCGCCCGAAGCCGTATTCGCCGCCGCCGGGTGCGCTGGGGCGGGGTGGGGCGCGATACCTGTGGCAGCCGAGTTAGCGCCCCGGCCATCGCGCGCGGCGTCCGCCAGGAAAGAGGCGCCAAAGCGCGGCAGCGATCGTTGCGTCGCCACGCCCAGGCCGTGCTTGACCCGCCGCGCCAGCGAGGGAGAGCGGTCGATCAGACGTGTCAGCCAGCCCAGGCGGGCGGCCAGCGGCGCATAGCGCGGCAGGAAGGCGATCGCGCGATCCCGCAGGCGCAGGCCATGCGCCTGCGTCCAGGCCCGGCGCGCCTCGATCTTGAGCTTGGCCATGTCGACGCTGGTGGGGCATTCGCGCCGGCATCCCTTGCAGGAAACGCACAGGTCCAGCGCCTCCTTGACCGCGATGCTGGCCAGGCCCTCCATGCCGAGTTGTCCGCTGATCGCCAGCCGCAGCGTATTGGCGCGCCCGCGCGTCACATGCTGCTCGTCCTTGGTGACCCGGTAGCTGGGGCACATGGTGCCCGCGTCGAACTTGCGGCAATGGCCATTGTTGTTGCACATCTCCACGGCCTTGGCCAGACCGGCCGTGGGATCGCCGGCGCTGCCCGGCGGCGATTCGCGGCCGGTCATGGGGTCGCGCATGACGTCCCAGGCCGACCAGTCCAGCGCGGGCGCATAGGGCTTTACCCGATAGGCAGGCGGGAAGCGAAAATTCGCCGGATCGTCCATGCGCGGCGGGTCGACGATCTTGTCCGGATTGAAGCGGTTGGATGGATCGAACAAGGCCTTGATCTCGCGAAAGGCCTGGTTGATGCGGGGGCCGTATTGCCAGCTGACCCATTCCCCCCGGCACAGGCCGTCGCCGTGTTCGCCGGAATAGGCGCCCTTGTAGCGGCGCACCAGTTCGGCGGCTTCTTCGGCGATGGCCCGCATGCGCGCGCCGCCGTCGCGGCGCATGTCCAGGATGGGGCGCACGTGCAGCGTACCGACGCTGGCGTGGGCATACCAGGTCCCTTCGGTGCCGTGGCGATGGAATACTTCGGTCAGTTGGCGCGTGTACTCCGCCAGATGCTCCAGGGGCACCGCGCAATCCTCGATGAAGGACACGGGCTTGCCATCGCCCTTCATGCTCATCATGATGTTCAGGCCCGCTTTGCGGACCTCCCACAAGGCCTTCTGCGCCTGGGCATCCGTCATTTCGACCACCGCGCCCGGCAGGCCCAGGTCGGCGACCATCTCCGTCAGGTCCCGCAGGCTGCGCACCAGCGCCTGCCTGTCGTCGCCGGCGAACTCCACCAGCAGGATGGCCTGGGGTTGTCCCACCAAAGCGCGTTCGATCACCGGCCTGAAGGCGGGGTTGTCCATCGCCAGGTCGATCATGGTGCGGTCGACAAGCTCCACGGCCACCGGCCCCAGCCGGACCAGATGCTGGGCGGCGTCCATGGACTGGTAGAAGGTGGGGAAGTTCACCACCCCCAGCACCTTGTGGGCGGGCAAGGGCGACAGCTTCAAGGTCAGCCGCCGGGTGAAGGCAAGCGTGCCCTCCGACCCCACCAGCAGGTGGGCGAGGTTGGCCTCGCCATCGTCGGTATAGGCGCGCGGGTTCTGGCAATCGAAGATATCGATGTTGTAGCCGGCCACGCGGCGCAGCACCTTGGGCGTGCGCGCCGCGATCTCTTCGCGCTCGCGCAGCGCGATCGCCCGCACGCCTTCGAGGATGCCGCGCAGGCGCGGCGCGGCGGCCAGCCGCGACACCGGTCCGAAATTCCCCTCGGTACCGTCGGCCAGGAGGGCATCGATGGACAGCACGTTGTGCACCATGTTGCCGTACTCGATCGAGCGCGAGCCGCAGGAGTTGTTGCCCGCCATGCCGCCCAGCGTGCATTGCGCCGAGGTCGATACGTCGACCGGAAACCACAGGCCATGCGGCTTGAGCCAGGCATTCAGATGATCGAGAACGATGCCGGGCTCGACCGTCACGGTGCGCGCGTCCGGATCGAAGTCCACGACCTGGTTCAGCCATTTGCTGGTGTCGACGACCAAGGCCTCGGCCACCGTTTGGCCGCACTGGCTGGTGCCCGCGCCGCGCGCCAGCACCGGTATGTCTTCGTCGCGCGCAATGTCCAGGGCGGCGGCCAGGTCGGCCTGATCGCGCGGCACGACGATGCCGATGGGTGTGATCTGGTAGATGGACGCATCGGTGGCGTAGCGGCCGCGGCTGGCGCCGTCGAACAGCACGTCGCCGCGCAAGGTCTTGCGCAGCCGCGTGGCCAGCGCGGGGGCGGCGCCGGCGGCGTAGGGCACCAGGCGCACGGGCTGCGGCAGGATGGGAGAGGGAGCGGTGGTCATGGATAGCGTGGCGAAAGGGCGTCGCGGTGCCTGCGCAGGCGCGAGAATGCCGCCGATATCAGCGGCCAGAAAAGGGCGGCCAGCGCCAGGGACACGATGCTGCCCACCAGGCCGTTGGACCAGAACACGCTCAGGCTGCCCGACGATATCAGCATGGTCTGCCGGAAGGCGTCTTCGGCGCGGTCGCCCAGCACCAGGGCCAGCACCAGCGGTGCCAGCGGGTACTGCAGTTTCTTGAACAGATAGCCGACCACGCCGAACACCAGCATCAGCCAGATATCGAAAGCCGCGTTATGCACGGTGTAGGCGCCGATGGCGCATACCACCAGGATCATCGGTGCCACGATGGAAAACGGGATGCGCAGGATGGCGGCGAACAGCGGCACGGTGCACAGCACCACGAACAGGCCGGCCAGGTTGCCCAGGTACATGCTGGCGATCAATCCCCAAACGAAGTCCTTCTGCTCGGAAAAAAGCAGCGGGCCGGGCTGCAGGCCCCAGATCATCAGCCCGCCCAGCAGCACCGCCGCGGTCGCCGAGCCGGGAATCCCCAGGGCCAGCATCGGCAGCAGGGCGCTGGTGCCGGCGGCATGCGCGGCGGTCTCCGGCGCGAGCACGCCTTCGACATTGCCCTGGCCGAAAGAGTCCGGATCCTTGGCGAACTTCTTCGCCACGCCATAGCCCATGAACGACGCCGCGATGGCCCCGCCAGGCGTGACGCCCAGCCAGCAGCCGATGGCCGCGGAGCGCAGCAGCACCAGCCAA
Above is a genomic segment from Bordetella genomosp. 11 containing:
- a CDS encoding FAD-binding and (Fe-S)-binding domain-containing protein, giving the protein MTTAPSPILPQPVRLVPYAAGAAPALATRLRKTLRGDVLFDGASRGRYATDASIYQITPIGIVVPRDQADLAAALDIARDEDIPVLARGAGTSQCGQTVAEALVVDTSKWLNQVVDFDPDARTVTVEPGIVLDHLNAWLKPHGLWFPVDVSTSAQCTLGGMAGNNSCGSRSIEYGNMVHNVLSIDALLADGTEGNFGPVSRLAAAPRLRGILEGVRAIALREREEIAARTPKVLRRVAGYNIDIFDCQNPRAYTDDGEANLAHLLVGSEGTLAFTRRLTLKLSPLPAHKVLGVVNFPTFYQSMDAAQHLVRLGPVAVELVDRTMIDLAMDNPAFRPVIERALVGQPQAILLVEFAGDDRQALVRSLRDLTEMVADLGLPGAVVEMTDAQAQKALWEVRKAGLNIMMSMKGDGKPVSFIEDCAVPLEHLAEYTRQLTEVFHRHGTEGTWYAHASVGTLHVRPILDMRRDGGARMRAIAEEAAELVRRYKGAYSGEHGDGLCRGEWVSWQYGPRINQAFREIKALFDPSNRFNPDKIVDPPRMDDPANFRFPPAYRVKPYAPALDWSAWDVMRDPMTGRESPPGSAGDPTAGLAKAVEMCNNNGHCRKFDAGTMCPSYRVTKDEQHVTRGRANTLRLAISGQLGMEGLASIAVKEALDLCVSCKGCRRECPTSVDMAKLKIEARRAWTQAHGLRLRDRAIAFLPRYAPLAARLGWLTRLIDRSPSLARRVKHGLGVATQRSLPRFGASFLADAARDGRGANSAATGIAPHPAPAHPAAANTASGDTAATREVLLFVDTFNNYLEAANARAARQVLEAAGYTVRLNARPGERPLCCGRTFLAAGLVDEAKAEARRLIDALSPYVARGVPIVGLEPSCLLTLRDEFLNYGYGDAARRLAESAFLFEEFLVREHQAGRLSLRLRAPARRHALVHGHCHQKAFDAVQPVRTVLGWIPGLEVSVIESSCCGMAGSFGYEAEHYAASQAMAEAALLPAVRAAPPDSWIVADGTSCRHQILDGTGVESLHVAQVLAAALDPDPLPSGRQDVAA
- a CDS encoding tripartite tricarboxylate transporter permease, which gives rise to MQELSALWDGFGVVLSWGNVGLMMVGILLGIVVGVLPGLGGPNGVAILLPLTFSMHPTSAIILLSCIYWGALFGGAITSILFNIPGEAWSVATTFDGYPMAQQGRAGQALTSAFTGSFFGALVGVLLITFLAPAVARFALRFGPAEFFAVYLLTFCSFIGMGRESKPKIIIAMGIGFALAAVGMDTVSGDLRMTFGSSELLRGFDFLVAVIGLFGIGEILLTMEEGIAFKGKKAAIDLKVVFKTWAGLPRYWLVLLRSAAIGCWLGVTPGGAIAASFMGYGVAKKFAKDPDSFGQGNVEGVLAPETAAHAAGTSALLPMLALGIPGSATAAVLLGGLMIWGLQPGPLLFSEQKDFVWGLIASMYLGNLAGLFVVLCTVPLFAAILRIPFSIVAPMILVVCAIGAYTVHNAAFDIWLMLVFGVVGYLFKKLQYPLAPLVLALVLGDRAEDAFRQTMLISSGSLSVFWSNGLVGSIVSLALAALFWPLISAAFSRLRRHRDALSPRYP